cacacacacacacacacacacacacacagacacgcagaaacaaacacaccagTTTGGACATGGAAACTTTGAGTCTTTTATTAGCTTCATTTTGAAGATTATTTatcttcaacacacacacgcatgtttttactacctggtggggaccctgactggggtcctttctaaagggtctacagacgtaattttaactcctaaattcatcataattctgtttgaacaaaaaaatgacttgaaatatcaaaaactctcataaatctgaaacctgaatgttgccccccccccccccccctcgttgggacccataatgctaacgtctattagcatacagttgacatcactgttagccacagtagaattcatattcagtaccaaccctaacccagggggctaatcgctaagctaacatgctaatacgaagctaacatgctaatatacacacttacacactttgtgaggaaaaggtccccacactgcagtaccgtgtgtgacctctggggttcacacacacagtcaggaaaaccaaccttgtggggaccaggcctatcaggaggctgtttgctattgattccaatgctcgttaccatggaaaccaggagtcggtccccacagggttggtgatatgtcaggttgcggtccccaccaggatagaaaaacagacacacacacacacacacacacacaggtgtacTAACCGAAGACGTGGTATCCCAGCACGCAGGTGTACGTCGCCCAGTCGATGTCTTTACACTCCGAACGGTTTCTGATCAGTTTACATCCGTTTGGAACGTCCCCTAAAAACACAGTACTattactacatagtactactactacacagtactattactacatagtactactacatagtactactactacatagtactattACTAAACAgcactacataaagtactacctaaagtactacataaagtactaggTGTAGTACTCACAGTAGAGTACTACCTAAagtactacataaagtactacgtGAAGTACTCACAGTAGAGTACTACCTAAAGTACTACCTAAagtactacataaagtactacataaagtactaggTATAGTACTACATAGAGTACTACGTAAAGTACTAGGTGTAGTACTCACAGTAGAGTACTACATTAAGTACTACCTAAAGTACTAGGTGTAGTACTCACAGTAGAGTACTACATTAAGTACTACCTAAAGTACTAGGTGTAGTACTCACAGTAGAGTACTACATTAagtactacataaagtactaggTGTAGTACGCACAGTAGAGTACTACATTAagtactacataaagtactaggTGTAGTACTCACAGTACTACATAGagtactacataaagtactacgtGTAGTACTACATAGAGTACTACCTAAAGTACTAGGTATAGTACTCAGAGTACTACCTAAAGTACTAGGTATAGTACTCAGAGTACTACCTAAAGTACTACATGAAGTACTCACAGTAGagtactacataaagtactacataaagtactaggTGCAGTACTCACAGTACTACCTAAAGTACTACATGAAGTACTCACAGTAGAGGATCTCGTAGTCTCCGGAGTTGGACATGATGAAGTTGTTGTCAGGTGACCAGTCCAGATGTGTGATGTAGCTGGAATGTCCCTGTGAACACATCTGGCTCATCAGTTCATcccttcatcacttcatcatccctccatcccatcatccctccatcatccctccatcatcccttcatccctccatcatcccttcatccctccattcatccctccatcattcatccatccatctaaacACATCTGGCTCATCagttcatccctccatcatcccttcatcccttcatcatcccttcatccctccatcccttcatccctccatcatccctccatctaaACACATCTGGCTCATCAGTTCATCCGTCTGtcatccactcatccatccatccatcatctatccatcatccatccatccatcatccatcatccatccatctattcatccatcatcatccatcaatccatcatccatccatcatctatccatcatccctccatccatctatctatcactccatccatccatctattcatccatctattcatccatccatctattcatccatccatctattcatccatcatccatccctccatcctctagGATCCAGGTGTTTAACGTACCGTACATTTCCCGTAGCGACTGTATTTGCGACCTCGCTCTGACACCGTGTAAAGGTAGATGAAGTTATCATGTGACCCCACAGCCAGCAGGGAGCCATCTGCAAGAGAGGGGCATTATGGGATACGTAGTTAAAGAGAGGGGCATTATGGGATATGTAGTTAGGGAGAGGGGCATTATGGGATATGTAGTTAGGGAGAGGAGCATTATGGGATATGtagtagaggagaggagcatTATGGGATATGtagtagaggagaggagcatTATGGGATATGtagtagaggagaggagcatTATGGGATATGtagtagaggagaggagcatTATGGGATATGtagtagaggagaggagcatTATGGGATATGtagtagaggagaggagcatTATGGGATATGTAGTTGAGGAGAGGGGCATTATGGGATATGTAGTTAAGGAGAGGAGCATTATGGGATATGTAGTTAAAGAGAGGAGCATGATGGGATATGCAGTTGAGGAGAGGGGCATTATGGGATATGTAGTTAAGGAGAGGAGCATTATGGGATATGTAGTTAAAGAGAGGAGCATTATGGGATATGCAGTTGAGGAGAGGAGCATTATGGGATATGCAGTTGAGGAGAGGAGCATTATGGGATATGTAAATGAGGAGAGGAGTATTATGGGATATGTAGTTGAGGAGAGGAGCATTATGGGATATGTAGTTAAGGAGAGGAGCATTATGGGATATGTAGTTGAGGAGAGGAGCATTATGGGATATGTAGTTAAGGAGAGGAGCATTATGGGATATGTAGTTGAGGAGAGGAGCATTATGGGATATGTAGTTGAGGAGAGGAGCATTATGGGATATGTAGTTGAGGAGAGGAGCATTATGGGATATGTAGTTGAGGAGAGGAGCATGATGGGATATGTAGTTGAGGAGAGGAGCATTATGGGATATGTAGTTAGGGAGAGGAGCATTATGGGATATGTAGTTCACCTTCAGAGTAGCGCATGACGGACAGCTGCTCGTTGCCGTCGGTGTGGATCGCCACCAGGTCGGTGCTCTCAGCATCCAGAACGTACCACCTGCAACAGGCTCACGTTAGACCATCACACAATAACaaggcttttattctgaaagctcagacaggaagtcgcTACAGTTTGACAGGaagctgaccctaacccacacgGTGAAAAGTtctaactgtaaataaaagttcacattttcagaCGATGaagagtttactgactaattattaaaaaccagcaACGATGGTCAGCTCTAAGtagtagtactgtgtagtagtagtactatgtagtaatACTgtgtagtaatagtagtactttatagtagtagtagtactgtgtagtagtagtactgtgtagtaatagtactgtgtagtagtagtactgcatgAATGAACTGCTGTACTGACTTTCCTGAGTGCGTTCCTATGGCAACCACAGCTCCACTGGGATGGAAGTCTGCACAGTGTCCATgttcctgagagagagagagagctgtcaatcatccatcaatcagctgtcaatcatccccccccccccatgtgtGACTCCGCCCCCTCACCTCCAGCGTGCGGCTCCACTGCAGCCTGTGATTGGTTGAATTCCAGACGCACACCAGCCGGTCCTGAGCGCAGGTCAGAAACATGTCGCGGGTCGGGTGAGACGCCAGCCCCCACAGCTCGTCTGtgtgaccctgaacacaccacgagagagagttagagagaccctgaacacaccacgacaaagagttagagagaccctgaacacaccacgaCAAAGAGTTagagaccctgaacacaccacgacaaagagttagagagaccctgaacacaccacgacaaagagttagagagaccctgaacacaccacgacaaagagttagagagaccctgaacacaccacgaCAAAGAGTTagagaccctgaacacaccacgacagagagttagagagaccgTGAACACACCACGACAAAGAGTTagagaccctgaacacaccacgaCAAAGAGTTAGAGACCCCGAACACACCACGACAAAGAGTTAGAGACCCCGAACACACCACGACAAAGAGTTAGAGACCCCGAACACACCACGACAAAGAGTTAGAGAGACCCCGAACACACCACGACAAAGAGTTAGAGAGACCCCGAACACACCACGACAAAGAGTTAGagagaccctgaacacaccacgaCAAAGAGTTagagaccctgaacacaccacgaCAAAGAGTTagagaccctgaacacaccacgaCAAAGAGACCTTGAACATACCACGACAAAGAGTTagagaccctgaacacaccacgaCAAAGAGTTAGAGAACCCGAACACACCACGACAAAGAGTTagagaccctgaacacaccacaaCAAAGAGTTagagaccctgaacacaccacgacaaagagaccctgaacacaccacaaCAAAGAGTTagagaccctgaacacaccacgacaaagagaccctgaacacaccacgacaaagagttagagagaccctgaacacaccacgagagagagttagagaccctgaacacaccacgagagagagttagagaccctgaacacaccacgaCAAAGAGTTagagaccctgaacacaccacgaCAAAGAGACCCCGAACACACCACGACAAAGAGTTagagaccctgaacacaccacgaCAAAGAGACCCCGAACACACCACGACAAAGAGTTagagaccctgaacacaccacgaCAAAGAGTTagagaccctgaacacaccacgacaaagagaccctgaacacaccacgaCAAATACTAACAGAGACCCCGAACACACCACGACAAAGAGTTagagaccctgaacacaccacgaCAAAGAGTTagagaccctgaacacaccacgaCAAAGAGACCCCGAACACACCACGACAAAGAGTTagagaccctgaacacaccacgaCAAAGAGTTagagaccctgaacacaccacgacaaagagaccctgaacacaccacgaCAAATACTAACAGAGACCCCGAACACACCACGACAAAGAGTTagagaccctgaacacaccacgaCAAAGAGTTagagaccctgaacacaccacgaCACAGAGTTAGAGACCCCGAACACACCACGACAAAGAGTTAGagagaccctgaacacaccacgaCAAAGAGTTagagaccctgaacacaccacgaCAAAGAGTTagagaccctgaacacaccacgaCAAAGAGTTACAGACCCCGAACACACCACGACAGAGTTAGagagaccctgaacacaccacgaCAAAGAGTTAGAGACCTCGAACACACCACGACACATCCAAAGTGGTGACATCatagtgatgtcacagtgagcTCACCTGGACCTCCACAGTGAAGCCGTCGTTGAAGGTTCCTCTCAGGATGAAGTTTCGTGACGTCCCGACCAGGAACTCGTCCCCCTTCCCCTCCGACACGGCTCTGATGGTTCCGTACTGATCCGGGACCTGCGGACACGCAACCCGGGGCTAGGGTTagtcatgtgatgtgtgatgtcagcgtgtgatgtcagcgtgtgatgtcagcgtgtgatgtgtgatgtcagcgtgtgatgtcagcgtgtgatgtcagcgtgtgatgtgtgatgtcagcgtgtgatgtcagcgtgtgatgtgtgatgtcagcgtgtgatgtcagcatgtgatgtgtgatgtcagcgtgtgatgtcagcgtgtgatgtgtgatgtcagcgtgtaatgtcagcgtgtgatgtcagcgtgGGATGTCAGCGTGTGATGTAAGcgtgtgatgtcagtgtgtgatgtcagcgtgtAATGTCAGCGTGTAATGTCAgcgtgtgatgtcagcgtgtgatgtcagcgtgtgatgtcagcatgtgatgtgtgatgtcagcgtgtgatgtcagcgtgtgatgtgtgatgtcagcgtgatgtcagcatgtgatgtgtgatgtcagcgtgggatgtcagcgtgtgatgtgtgatgtcagcgtgtgatgtcagcgtgggatgtcagcgtgtgatgtgtgatgtcagcgtgtgatgtcagcgtgtgatgtgtgatgtcagcgtgtgatgtcagcgtgtgatgtcagcgtgtgatgtcagtgtgtgatgtgtgatgtaagcgtgtgatgtgtgatgtcagcgtgggatgtcagcgtgtgatgtcagcgtgtgatgtcagcgtgtgatgtcagcgtgtgatgtgtgatgtcagcgtgtgatgtgtgatgtcagcgtgtgatgtcagcgtgtgatgtcagcgtgtgatgtgtgatgtcggcatgtgatgtcagcgtgtgatgtcagcgtgtgatgtcagtgtgtgatGTAAGCGTGTGATGTCAGCAtgtgatgtcagcgtgtgatgtgtgatgtcagcgtgtgatgtcagcgtgtgatgtcagcgtgtgatgtgtgatgtcagcgtgtgatgtcagcgtgtgatgtcagcgtgtgatgtcagcgtgtgatgtgtgatgtcagcgtgtgatgtgtgatgtcagcgtgtgatgtcagcgtgtgTGTGACCTCGATGTCCCGCTCCGCCCGCAGCTCGTGGTCCCAGAGGACGATGCGTCGGTCCTTCCCTCCGCCGGTCAGCAGAGTGCCGCTCCGCATCTCACACATGCAGAACACGCTGCCctcgtgacctttgacctgccgCACGATCTGAAACGCTGCACATGACATCACAACGACATCACAATGACATCACAGACTCCAGTGTTTCAGGGTCCAGGTAACAGGTTTGATTTCCTCCATCAaaagcaaagacacacacacacacacacacacacacacacacacacacacacacacacacacacacacacacacacacacacacacacacacacacacacacacacacacgcagacacacacacacacacacacacttccagcaGTATGATAATAACTTGTGAGGTTGAGCTGCAGTTCCTCCAGCAGCCACCAGGAGGCAGACATTTACATGTATAactgaatcctgcagctgtgtgtgtgtgtgtgtgtgtgtgtgtgtgtgtgtgtgtgtgtgagactttaatctgctgctttttgtctgaacatgaaaaacatttaaatgttggcATCAAGAGACTCTGTTCAAccagtccaacaggaagtgacattaaaccattaaaccacacacacacacacacacacacctctttgtTAAACTCTgagtcacagcagttttatgCTGAGTGCATCTATTCTTCTATTCATccattaaccccccccccccccccccctcacctcgGGGGCCCTTCCCAGTGGGCGTCTCTGCAGAGCTCCTGGTCCAGACCAGCAGGACTCCTCCAGAGTCTCCGGTCAGGATGTCTCCGGTGCTCAGGAACGCCAAACACTGGATGAACTTCGGCTTCTCGTATTTCTGCAAAACATCAACACTTAGTtacatccctccttccttccttccttccttccttccttccttccttcctacctaacaccatatcaactagtttggcatgatcttccatccttccttccttccttccttccttccttacaatatttaatatccatcattcttttgtggttacaccatttgacattttgtggttacaccatttgacatgttcaggagcatccagtctgacttttggtaaaactggtttaaatgtgatttaaatgatataaaagcaacagaaGTACTAAATGTAAtcttgtattaatatattaatgatgttgagttgtaacctccatgatgtcttgctgcattgagctgtaacctccatgatgtcttgctgcattgagtcgtaacctccatgatgtcttgctgcattgagctgtaacctccatgatgtcttgctgcattgagtcgtaacctccatgatgtcttgctgcattgagtcgtaacctccatgatgtcttgctgcggaggtcTGAATTTatcctgatgctgcttttaaagagtttaactcatttatggattcatcatcttaccaactcttATTATCACTGAGCTTTATTCTTCCTGTTTATACTTCTGATCTCTGTCGGTGTTTATAGGAACATTATTAATACGAACAGGAAGCTCATCATCAGCTGTTGGCATCGACATTAAACTAAAATCATGACGCGTTGCCACGGAGACCCTGACAACCGTGAGGCGTTGCCACGGAGACGCTGACAGAGGTCcaacagaaagacagaggtCCTCACCCCGAAGATGCCCTGCTTACGGGCCAGCGAGGTTCCGCTCCAGGTCCAGAAGAAGATGTGAGACTTTCCACAGGTGACGATGGTGTTTGGGTCCGTGGGGTGGAACTCCACATCCAGGACCACCTCGTTAGTGGTCTGCAACACAACACACggaaccagttagaaccagcTAGAACCACATAGAACCACAtagaaccagttagaaccagcaggaaccagttagaaccaactagaaccagttagaaccagcaggaaccagcaggaaccagttagaaccagcAGGAACCAGCTAGAACCAGCAGGAACCAGTTAGGATTGATCAGTGTGTGCTCACCTTGATTTCAGCTATCTTTGATTTCTTCTGCCAATCCCAAACCGTCAACATGTGATCGTTACAGTCGTCAATCACACTGAGGTGCTGCCCTGAgtcctgagagacagacaggtggagacagacagacaggtggagacaggtggagagagacaggtggagagagacaggtggagagagacagacaggtagagagagacagagagacaggtagagacaggtggagagagacagacaggtagagagagacagagagacaggtagagacagagagacaggtggagacagacaggtagagagagacagacaggtggagagagacagacaggtggagagagacaggtggagacagacaggtggagagagacagacaggtggagacagataGGTTAATGTCAGTTACTATGACTACTACAAGCAGCACAGtaacagtcacatgacctgatgtGAGTAAAGGTGGACTACagttcccatgatgcactggggaCTACAGTTCCCATGATGCACCGGGGACTACAGTTCCCATGATGCACCGGGGACTACAGTTCCCATGATGCACCGGGGACTACagttcccatgatgcactggggaCTACAGTTCCCATGATGCACCGGGGACTACagttcccatgatgcactggggaCTGCagttcccatgatgcactggggaCTACagttcccatgatgcactggggtGTACagttcccatgatgcactggggaCTGCAGTTCCCATGATGCACTAGGGTGTACAGTTCCCATGATGCACCGGGGACTACAGTTCCCATGATGCACCGGGGACTACAGTTCCCATGATGCAGTGGGGCATACTCACAGCTTTAGAGAAGGCCAGCGAGCCGACGCCTCGCTCGAACGTCCCCAAACCGATGATCTGCAGAGTAGTCAGACTCACGCTGTCCCAGACCCGCACGTTGGGCTGCAGcgcctgggggggggggggggggggggggttagtacTACTGCATCAGAGTACTACTGCATTACATCACAGTACTACTGCATTATatcagtgtgtagtatagtgtgtagtagtgtgtagtagtgtgtagtagtgtgtattgtgtgtagtagtgtgtagtagtgtgtgtattgtgtagtattgtgtagtagtgtgtagtagtgtgtagtgtgtgtattgtgtgtattgtgtgtattgtgtagtattgtgtagtagtgtgtagtgtgtgtagtagtgtgtatattgtgtagtactgtgtgtagtgtgtgtatattgtgtagtagtgtgtagtagtgtgtagtactgtgtgtagtagtgtgtagtagtgtgtattgtgtgtagtattgtgtattgtgtgtagtagtgtgtagtactgtgtgtagtagtgtgtattgtgtgtatattgtgtagtattgtgtagtgtgtgtagtagtgtgtgtagtagtgtgtgtagtagtgtgtgtagtagtgtgtagtagtgtgtagtgtgtagtattgtgtagtgtgtgtagtagtgtgtgtagtagtgtgtgtagtagtgtgtgtagtagtgtgtagtagtgtgtagtgtgtagtagtgtgtgtattgtgtagtactgtgtgtagtagtgtgtatattgtgtgtagtagtgtgtatattgtgtagtagtgtgtagtagtgtgtattgtgtgtagtagtgtgtagtgtgtgtattgtgtgtgtattgtgtgtagtagtgtgtatattgtgtagtagtgtgtagtgtgtgtattgtgtgtagtgtgtgtagtagtgtagtactCACGCGGCCGTCCTTGTCCACGCCGGCGATCTGGCCCGTGGCGATGCGGATCTTGTCCGGGTGGACGGCCAGACTGAGGGACGGAGACACACAAAGTTAacagctgatgatgtcactcaccTGGCtcccagcagccaatcagagagcggCGTGCCTACCACTTGACGCAGTCGGTGTGACCGAGGTAGTGACGCTGCGTCCGCTCTTCGTAGTTAAACAGCACGACGACCGACGCCACGAAGAACACGATCTCTCCCGTCGGCAGCAGGGACACGTTGGCTCTGCAGTCTCTGCCACGATACCCGTACCTGCCACTGGTCAAGGAATCTACTGGAATCTACTGACCTATGGGATCTACTGGGATCTACTGACCTATGGGATCTACTGGGATCTACTGACCTATGGGATCTACTGACCTATGGGATCTACTGACCTACTGGGATCTACTGGGATCTACTGGATCTACTGACCTACTGGGATCTACTGATCTACTGACCTACTGGGATCTACTGGATCTACTGACCTATGGGATCTACTGGATCTATGGGATCTACTGGGATCTACTGACCTACTGGATCTACTGACCTACTGGGATCTACTGGGATCTACTGACCTATGGGATCTACTGGATCTACTGGGATCTACTGGATCTACTGGGATCTACTGACCTATGGGATCTACTGGATCTATGGGATCTACTGACCTATGGGATCTACTGAATCTACTGACCTATGGGATCTACTAGATCTATGGGATCTACTGACCTATGGGATCTACTGGGATCTACTGCTCTACTGGGATCTACTGATCAATGGGATCTACTGGGATCTACTGACCTACTGGGATCTACTGACCTACTGGGATCTACTGATCTATGGGATCTGCTGGCTGAATGCAgcacagcgccccctgctggctgaATGAAgcacagcgccccctgctggctgaATGCAgcacagcgccccctgctggctaaATGAAGGATACACCCATTCCAGCTTCAGCCTCTCGGGTGGAAGTTCTGAGCGAACGTCGTCGTAGTTCTCGATGTCTGACGGGACGAACATGGTGATCGGTCGGCCACGCATGAACATCTTGAGGTGATTCccctctgaaacacacacacacacacacacacacacacacacacacacacacacacacacctcagtcagctgatcacacacctctcagtcagctgatcacacacctcacagtcagctgatcacacacctcagtcagctgatcacacacctctcagtcagctgatcacacacctctcagtcagctgatcacacacctcacagtcagctgatcacacacctcagtcagctgatcacacacctctcagtcagctgatcacacacctcacagtcagctgatcacacacctcagtcagctgatcacacacctcacagtcagctgatcacacacctcacagtcagctgatcacacacctctcagtcagctgatcacacctctcagtcagctgatcatacacctcagtcagctgatcacacacctctcagtcagctgatcacacacctcacagtcagctgatcacacacctcagtcagctgatcacacacctcagtcagctgatcacacacctcagtcagctgatcatacacctctcagtcagctgatcacacacctcagtcagctgatcacacacctcacagtcagctgatcacctctcagtcagctgatcacacacctcagtcagctgatcacacacctcagtcagctgatcacacacctcagtcagctgatcacacacctctcagtcagctgatcacacacctctcagtcagctgatcacacacctcacagtcagctgatcacacgcctcagtcagctgatcacacacctcagtcagctgatcacacacctCACAGTCAGCTAATCACAcacctcagtcagctgatcacacacctctcagtcagctgatcacacacctcacagt
This portion of the Scomber japonicus isolate fScoJap1 chromosome 14, fScoJap1.pri, whole genome shotgun sequence genome encodes:
- the LOC128372708 gene encoding echinoderm microtubule-associated protein-like 4, with translation MDGFTGSLDDSMSGASVSDVNDRLSALELRVQQQEDELTVMKAALADVLRRLAASEDSAASASKKQHAGKGGAALREAYSMSCITNGGTSGRKRDSTSVTRKETLSSAAKSGADRKKEVIGQRSPMEEIQENPSPSPSSPHPPQSPQQRPAPPSDSSRGPAPPKRGPSVKRSSGMERSQSSTWETSDDNRNKLVKAASTSKLLAKVVKTAERHKDPVVSQAKMSTREKNSQSEGNHLKMFMRGRPITMFVPSDIENYDDVRSELPPERLKLEWVYGYRGRDCRANVSLLPTGEIVFFVASVVVLFNYEERTQRHYLGHTDCVKCLAVHPDKIRIATGQIAGVDKDGRALQPNVRVWDSVSLTTLQIIGLGTFERGVGSLAFSKADSGQHLSVIDDCNDHMLTVWDWQKKSKIAEIKTTNEVVLDVEFHPTDPNTIVTCGKSHIFFWTWSGTSLARKQGIFGKYEKPKFIQCLAFLSTGDILTGDSGGVLLVWTRSSAETPTGKGPRAFQIVRQVKGHEGSVFCMCEMRSGTLLTGGGKDRRIVLWDHELRAERDIEVPDQYGTIRAVSEGKGDEFLVGTSRNFILRGTFNDGFTVEVQGHTDELWGLASHPTRDMFLTCAQDRLVCVWNSTNHRLQWSRTLEEHGHCADFHPSGAVVAIGTHSGKWYVLDAESTDLVAIHTDGNEQLSVMRYSEDGSLLAVGSHDNFIYLYTVSERGRKYSRYGKCTGHSSYITHLDWSPDNNFIMSNSGDYEILYWDVPNGCKLIRNRSECKDIDWATYTCVLGYHVFGVWPEGSDGTDINALIRSHNRKVIALADDFCKVHLFAYPCSRAKAPSHKYSAHSSHVTNVSFLFNDSHLISTGGKDTSIMQWRLVEKSSLSLSDGLLSNSAPRRLDPVFTPPPPTTATSTEEPAPPPTANGTQECSPETPPPTELDPPPSELTPPRSESTPPPSDSTMSLKDSLEPSDDTATPSDEGLPPLTPPS